Below is a window of Buchnera aphidicola (Pemphigus populi) DNA.
CCTCTTTTTTGTGCATTATAATCTGATAAGGGTTGATATTTAACATAACCTGAATGTGATAGAGTTACTACAACATCTTCTTGAGTGATTAAATCTTCCATATTAATATCTGCAGTATTAGAAGTAATTTTTGTTCTTCTTGGGTCCCCAAAAGTATTTTTAATAATTATCAATTCTTCTTGGATGACAGTAGTCATACGTTTAGGGTTTTCTAAAATATTAATTAATTTAAAAATTTCTTTTTTAATAGCATTATACTCTTCTATCAGTTTCTCTTTTTCTAAGTTTGTCAATTTATGTAAACGTAAATCTAGTATAGCTTGTGCTTGTATTTCACTAAGTAAATGTTGATTATTATTAATAGAGGTAAATTTTTTTTTATCATTTAATAATGATACTTTATTTTCTTTTTTATCATGAAAAAAAATATTTTCTTCAAAGTTCCATATATTAGTCATTAATAAAGTTTTGGCTGTAGACGAATTTTTTGTTTTTCTGATCAGTTCAATTATTTTATTAATATTACATAACGCAATAATAAGACCTTCAAGAATATGAACTTTTTTACGTGCTTTTTTTAGCTCAAAAATCGTACGACGAGTAACTATTTCTTGACGATGTAAAATGAAAGATTTTAATATCTCTTTTAGAGATAAGGTTTTTGGTTGTCCTTGACATAAAGCAACCATGTTAATACCAAAAGAAGTTTGTAGTTGTGTGAGTAAATATAATTGATTTAAGACTACTTCTGCTATTGCATCTTTTTTAATTTCAATCACAATACGCATGCCTTCTTTATCAGATTCATCTCTCAATGCACTAATACCTTCAATTCTTTTTTCTTTGACTAATTCTGCTATTTTTTCTATTAAACGCGATTTGTTTACTTGATAAGGAATTTCATTTATAATGATACTTTCTTTTTGTGTTTTTACATTTGTTTCTACTGTACTGCGTGCTCGAATATGAATTTTACCCTTTCCTGTTTTATACGCCCTTTCTATGCCTGACCGACCATTTATTATTCCAGCTGTAGGAAAATCTGGTCCTGGTATGTACTCCATTAATTTTTTTAAGTTAATATTATTATTTTCAATGTAAGCTAAACATCCGTTTATAACTTCAATTAAATTATGTGGTGGAATATTAGTAGCCATACCTACTGCAATTCCTGATGCACCATTAATAAGAAGGTTAGGTATTTTAGTCGGTAGAACTGCAGGTATTTGCTCGGTATCATCATAATTAGGTATAAATGGAACAGTATTTTTTTGTAAATCTTTTAGTAATTCGTGCGCAATTTTAGACATTCTTATTTCTGTATAACGCATTGCAGCAGCTGAATCGCCATCTACAGATCCGAAATTACCTTGTCCATCGATCAGCATATAACGTAATGAAAAATTTTGAGCCATTCTAACTATTGAATCGTATACAGCTGAATCACCATGAGGATGATATTTTCCTATTACATCTCCCACCACTCTTGCTGATTTTTTATATGGTTTATCCCAGTCATTGTTCAATACACTCATGGCAAATAATATGCGTCTGTGTACTGGTTTTAAACCATCTCTAACATCTGGTAAAGCTCTACCAACAATTACAGACATAGCATAATCTAAGTAAGAATTTTTTAACTCTTCTTCAATATCGACCTTTACAATTTTTTTATTAAGATCCTTCATAGAGGTATCATCTCTTTATAAATTATTTATAGGATTAAAAGTAGTAAATGATACCATAATGGATAAATGCAGTGAATGAAAAGATAAATATTAGTTTAAAGAAATATTTTTAAAAGTATAAAGGAATTATATTCATTTTTATTTTTTACAAGAAATTATGTTATCATATTTAGTAATTAATGTAATTCTATATATATTAAAAATATATTTTTTAAATAAAATAGATTAGTGTTATTTTAGTAATATTCATTACATATAAACAATTTGTTTATTTTAATATATGTTGAAATTATAATACGCAGTATATTTATTACTGATAATAATTTTTTAAAAATAGCAAATGTATTTGATTATTTGTTATATAAATAAAAAAATCATTATTTTGGTATATTCTATGGTAATGTAGTGATTAGTTTTATTATATGGATATATAAATATTTTATATATAAGAATAGTTAATATTCTTGTATTTTACAATATTCATTGTATTCATTAAGAAACATGAACACTTAAAGAGTATCCGTTATTTTTTAAAATATAAAATATTGATAATAGGTTGATTATGGAACAAAAAGAGAAAATTTTAATAGAAGATTTATTTAATAGATTAGAAGATGTAGAAAAAAAATCTTCTGTTCGCGATGTATTAGCTGAAAAATTAATTCAAGAATTGTTGGTGAAACAAAATAATGCGCCATATTACATGACTCAAATTATTTTGGTACAAGAAGAGGCGATTAAGAAACTTAATGAACGAATAAATCAATTAGAATCTGAAATATTATTAACAAAAGATAAAGAAAAAAAGAATAGTACTACTAGTTTTTTATCTGGTTTATTCGGTTCTAATCATTCTACATCTGCACCAAATAATATAAAAAATACTTGGGGAAATTCATCTGGAAAACAGGATTATAATTCTTTACCAGTTAATAATATACCGTCAGGGAACATAGGAACGAACAATAGTTCTGGACATATTAGCAGTTTTCTTGGAAGCGCTTTACAAACAGCAACTGGTGTTGCTGGTGGTATGATTATGGGTAATATGTTGATGAATCTTTTCCAACATAAAAATTCTGGAGAAGATTTATTTAATAATGTAAATGATTCTTCAACGGCTAATTTAGATTCTCATATAGATCATCAAGATGTTCATGGGCGTTATATTAACCACAACAATGCTAATTTTCATGAAAATATTAATGATGATGATATGGTAAATGATGTTGATATAGATACCGATACTGATGTATCAGATGATAGTAATTTTATTTAATAATCAGTAAGAATAAGCATAAATATGCATTATATTTTTTGTTAATTGCTATGCAGCTTTTTTAACATTTTGTTTTATATAATGCATATTTTAAAAAAATATTAAATATCTGGTAAGGATTTTATCTTATAGATTTAAGATAAATAATTTCTATTTTTACTGAGGTATTTAGAGACTCCAGAAGGAGAAGCTTCCATAGAATCTTGACCCTTTTCCCATTGAGCAGGACAGACTGAGCCGTTTTTTTCATGAAATTGCATGGCATCAACCATACGTAACATTTCTTTTATATTTCTACCGAAAGGTAAATCATTAATTACTTGATGGCAAATTATACCGTTTTTATTAATTAAAAAGGATGCTCTTAGTGCCATACCTAAATGGGGATGTTCAATATCATATGTTTTTTGTATATTTCTTGTTAAATCTGAAACCATTGTGTATTTAATTTCTCCAATACCACCTTTGTTTATTGGAGTATTACGCCAAGCGTTATGTACAAATACTGAATCAAATGATACGCCAACGATTTTTACGTCACGTTGTTTAAATTCTTCGTAAAATTGATTAAATGCTATAATTTCTGATGGACATACAAATGTAAAATCCATGGGCCAAAAAAATAATATTGTAGCTTTATTGGAAGTGTATTTTTTAAAATTAAAATTTTCGATAATTTTACCGTTATGTAGAATTGCTGGAGCAGTAAAATCAGGTGCTTTTTGGGTAACTAAAACCATTATATTTCCTCATTATTTTATTATATAAATAATAGTACGATATATATTTATTTTATTTTAAATGAAACTTGAAATTTAATCTAATTAATATTAGATATAATTAATTTTTGCGTTTTTAAATAATATTTTTATAATATATGAATATATATTATAAAAATATTATTATATTTATCAATATTGGAGCAATAATGTCAAATAATATTTTGAATTGGAAATATTTATTAAAAAATGAAAAAAAAAAAATATTTTTTAGATATTATCCGTTTTTTATCTAAAGAAAGATTAAAAAAAATAATATATCCTCCTCATTCGGAAATTTTTACAGCGTTTCTTTTAACTGAGTTTAGTTCTATTAAAGTAGTAATTTTAGGACAAGATCCATATCACAATTTTAATCAAGCACATGGTTTAGCTTTTTCTGTGAATATAGGAGCAACAATTCCACCTTCTTTAAAGAATATATACAAAGAGATATCTAATGATATGTTATTAAATTATGTATTTCAAAATGGATTGCTTAAAAATTGGGCAAAACAAGGTGTTTTATTATTGAACACTATTTTGACAGTTGAATCTGGAAAACCAGGTTCTCATTCTCAGATTGGTTGGACATTTTTTACAGATAAAGTAATTGAAGTAATAAATAAATATTTATACGGTGTTGTTTTTTTATTATGGGGAAGTCATGCAAAAAATAAAGTGGGTATTATAGATGGCAATAAACACTATATTTTACAGGCGTCGCATCCATCACCTTTATCAGCTTATCGTGGATTTTTTGGATGCCGACATTTTTCTAAAACTAATCAGATATTAATAAAACAGGGTAAAAGACCAATTAATTGGTTTGCATAACGGCAAATAAACTATTTATTTTAGTAATATAGTTCATTTAATGAATGATATATGGCTATATTTAAAGAGATATTTCAACTATAGCTTTTCTTAATACGGTATTTTTTAATGTATAGCCATGTTTAATGACAGAAACAATATGATTAGATTTTAGATTCGTAGATTTTTTACTTAATATAGATTGGTGTAAATGTGGTTGAAATATTTTGTTTTTTTCCCCTTCTCTTTTGATTCCAAATTTTGAAATAATACTTAACATAGATTTTAAGGTTAAAAAAATTCCTTGTATCATAAGAGTGTCTTGAATTTTATTTTTAGAAGCTATTATAAATATTTCATCTAAAGAATCAATAATAGGGAGTATTTTTTTTGAAAATTCCTCTAATTGTTGGTTTTTAATTATTGTTATGTCATTTTTACTTTTTTTTCTTATATTTTCTATTTCCGCCTGTCCTCGTAGTTGAATATCAGTGATATCATTTTTAATGTTCAGTATTTTTTTTTCTAAATCTATTATTTTTTCTTTTTCATTAAGTATATTTATTTTATTTTCATCATCTATTTGATTTAAATTTTTTCTTTGTTCAGAATGACATGCTTCTTTAATATTATTTTCTTTTTTTTCATTTTTTAGTATTGATTTTTTATCGTCCATCATGGTTCCTATTTTTATATTAATTTTGTTAATTAGTGTAATATGAGGGTTATAAAAAAATTTTCAAGATTATTTTAGTAAAAAACTTTTTTTAGTAATAGGAAGATAAAATATATGAAACCATTTTT
It encodes the following:
- a CDS encoding peroxiredoxin C; the encoded protein is MVLVTQKAPDFTAPAILHNGKIIENFNFKKYTSNKATILFFWPMDFTFVCPSEIIAFNQFYEEFKQRDVKIVGVSFDSVFVHNAWRNTPINKGGIGEIKYTMVSDLTRNIQKTYDIEHPHLGMALRASFLINKNGIICHQVINDLPFGRNIKEMLRMVDAMQFHEKNGSVCPAQWEKGQDSMEASPSGVSKYLSKNRNYLS
- the grpE gene encoding nucleotide exchange factor GrpE yields the protein MMDDKKSILKNEKKENNIKEACHSEQRKNLNQIDDENKINILNEKEKIIDLEKKILNIKNDITDIQLRGQAEIENIRKKSKNDITIIKNQQLEEFSKKILPIIDSLDEIFIIASKNKIQDTLMIQGIFLTLKSMLSIISKFGIKREGEKNKIFQPHLHQSILSKKSTNLKSNHIVSVIKHGYTLKNTVLRKAIVEISL
- a CDS encoding DUF2076 domain-containing protein, which gives rise to MEQKEKILIEDLFNRLEDVEKKSSVRDVLAEKLIQELLVKQNNAPYYMTQIILVQEEAIKKLNERINQLESEILLTKDKEKKNSTTSFLSGLFGSNHSTSAPNNIKNTWGNSSGKQDYNSLPVNNIPSGNIGTNNSSGHISSFLGSALQTATGVAGGMIMGNMLMNLFQHKNSGEDLFNNVNDSSTANLDSHIDHQDVHGRYINHNNANFHENINDDDMVNDVDIDTDTDVSDDSNFI
- the gyrA gene encoding DNA topoisomerase (ATP-hydrolyzing) subunit A, which gives rise to MKDLNKKIVKVDIEEELKNSYLDYAMSVIVGRALPDVRDGLKPVHRRILFAMSVLNNDWDKPYKKSARVVGDVIGKYHPHGDSAVYDSIVRMAQNFSLRYMLIDGQGNFGSVDGDSAAAMRYTEIRMSKIAHELLKDLQKNTVPFIPNYDDTEQIPAVLPTKIPNLLINGASGIAVGMATNIPPHNLIEVINGCLAYIENNNINLKKLMEYIPGPDFPTAGIINGRSGIERAYKTGKGKIHIRARSTVETNVKTQKESIIINEIPYQVNKSRLIEKIAELVKEKRIEGISALRDESDKEGMRIVIEIKKDAIAEVVLNQLYLLTQLQTSFGINMVALCQGQPKTLSLKEILKSFILHRQEIVTRRTIFELKKARKKVHILEGLIIALCNINKIIELIRKTKNSSTAKTLLMTNIWNFEENIFFHDKKENKVSLLNDKKKFTSINNNQHLLSEIQAQAILDLRLHKLTNLEKEKLIEEYNAIKKEIFKLINILENPKRMTTVIQEELIIIKNTFGDPRRTKITSNTADINMEDLITQEDVVVTLSHSGYVKYQPLSDYNAQKRGGKGKSAAKTKEADFIESLLVANTHDTILCFSSTGILYWMKVYQLPEASRLARGRPIINLLPLNKKERITAILPVQKNQDNSINIFMATAKGIVKKTALSEFSRPRSKGIIAIHLKDNDELIGVSFTNGNNNIMLFTATGKVVHFSEQSVRKMGRTAAGVKGIKTYKKDQVVSLIVPNGKGNILTVTENGYGKRTKISDFPIKSRATRGIIAIKITKKNGIMIGAIQVLDNNQIMMITNAGTLVRTRVSEVGILGRNTQGVILIRTTEKEKVVALQRVNESYLSEQLNTPNVK